One window from the genome of Aptenodytes patagonicus chromosome 4, bAptPat1.pri.cur, whole genome shotgun sequence encodes:
- the HS3ST1 gene encoding heparan sulfate glucosamine 3-O-sulfotransferase 1 — protein MAAFLLGAVLLIVQPQMVPSRPAINSKAETSSQSVQRELLKKTSQKNYFKENIHSNGSCRQLPQTIIIGVRKGGTRALLEMLSLHPDIAAAESEVHFFDWEDHYRNGLQWYINQMPFSYPHQITMEKTPAYFTSPKVPERVYNMNQSMRLLLILRDPSERVLSDYTQVFYNHMQKHKPYPSIEQFLIKDGELNVDYKAINRSLYYIHMQNWLKYFPLDRIHIVDGDKLIKDPFPEIEKVERFLKLSPQINASNFYFNKTKGFYCLRDSGRERCLHESKGRAHPQVDTRLLEKLHEYFHEPNKKFFELVGRTFDWHSFVAS, from the coding sequence ATGGCAGCTTTTCTGCTGGGAGCTGTGTTGCTTATTGTTCAACCTCAGATGGTGCCTTCCAGACCGGCTATAAATTCCAAGGCTGAGACTTCTTCTCAGTCTGTTCAGAGagagcttttaaagaaaacatctcaaaaaaattacttcaaggAAAACATTCATTCTAATGGATCATGCCGGCAGCTGCCACAGACTATCATTATTGGAGTGAGAAAAGGTGGAACAAGAGCTCTGTTAGAGATGTTGAGTCTCCATCCAGATATTGCGGCAGCAGAAAGTGAAGTTCACTTCTTTGACTGGGAAGATCATTACAGAAATGGATTGCAGTGGTATATTAATCAAATGCCATTCTCTTATCCCCATCAGATCACCATGGAAAAAACTCCAGCGTATTTCACATCACCGAAAGTGCCTGAAAGAGTTTATAACATGAACCAATCAATGAGACTACTCCTTATTTTAAGAGACCCAAGTGAGAGAGTACTGTCAGATTACACCCAAGTGTTCTATAATCACATGCAGAAGCACAAGCCGTATCCATCCATTGAACAATTCCTGATTAAAGATGGTGAGCTCAATGTGGACTACAAGGCAATAAACAGAAGCTTATACTACATTCACATGCAAAACTGGCTGAAGTATTTTCCTCTTGATCGTATCCACATTGTAGATGGGGATAAATTAATCAAAGATCCCTTCCCAGAAATAGAGAAGGTAGAGAGATTTTTGAAGTTATCGCCACAGATAAATGCTTCAaacttttatttcaataaaactaAAGGCTTCTACTGCCTAAGGGACAGTGGTAGAGAGCGTTGTTTACATGAGTCAAAAGGACGAGCACACCCACAAGTAGATACGCGGTTACTCGAGAAACTGCATGAATATTTCCATGAACCCAACAAGAAATTTTTTGAACTTGTGGGCAGAACATTTGACTGGCACTCATTTGTGGCAAGTTAG